In Luteitalea sp. TBR-22, one genomic interval encodes:
- a CDS encoding catalase family peroxidase: protein MNSHQYRLATQLVDLIHKSQGFHPGYRGIHAQGRYYIGTFTATPQARQISRAVHLQGQPVPVTVRHSNSPSGNPWGPAGSVSMATRFYLPDGTTTDLVALPITLFFTRTPEELLMLGQAARPDPATGQPDMARVGQFLSTRPWVAHAVGLRQQLPAAVSFACTSYHALHAFRFVNAAGEVVYARYHWEPRAGIASQPIEDLRRHSPSHLFEELEDRLREGPVGFDLVLQLAGEGDPTDDPNAPWPDDRPRVTIGRLAMTRPTTIEEIGDPVMMHDPTRVTDGIELSDDPILAARRGIYEVSVAHRTGGWKGRQASLERAGCPFGGGWAQGPDASHAESEVAP, encoded by the coding sequence ATGAACAGCCACCAGTACCGGCTCGCGACACAGCTCGTGGACCTGATCCACAAGTCTCAGGGATTTCACCCCGGGTACCGTGGCATCCACGCGCAAGGCCGCTACTACATCGGGACATTCACGGCAACGCCGCAGGCTCGGCAGATCAGCCGTGCGGTGCACCTGCAGGGGCAGCCGGTGCCGGTCACGGTGCGCCATTCCAACAGTCCGTCGGGAAATCCGTGGGGGCCGGCCGGCTCGGTCTCCATGGCCACGCGGTTCTATCTACCCGACGGTACGACGACGGATCTGGTGGCGCTGCCGATCACGCTGTTCTTCACCCGGACGCCGGAGGAGCTGCTCATGCTCGGCCAGGCCGCCCGACCGGACCCGGCAACCGGGCAGCCCGACATGGCCAGGGTCGGGCAGTTCCTCTCGACCCGGCCATGGGTGGCGCATGCCGTGGGGCTGCGGCAGCAACTGCCGGCTGCCGTCAGTTTTGCCTGCACGTCCTACCACGCCCTCCATGCCTTCCGCTTCGTGAACGCGGCTGGCGAAGTCGTGTACGCACGCTACCACTGGGAGCCTCGAGCCGGCATCGCAAGTCAACCAATCGAAGACTTGCGTCGACACTCGCCCTCCCACCTGTTCGAGGAACTCGAGGACCGCCTGCGGGAAGGCCCGGTCGGGTTCGACCTGGTCCTGCAACTGGCGGGAGAAGGGGATCCGACTGACGACCCGAACGCACCGTGGCCCGACGATCGTCCACGCGTGACCATCGGGCGACTTGCGATGACACGTCCCACGACGATCGAGGAGATCGGCGACCCGGTGATGATGCACGACCCCACCCGGGTGACCGACGGCATCGAGCTATCGGACGACCCCATCCTGGCCGCCCGTCGCGGCATCTACGAGGTGTCGGTGGCGCACCGCACCGGTGGGTGGAAGGGCCGGCAGGCATCGCTGGAGCGCGCCGGGTGTCCGTTCGGGGGAGGCTGGGCGCAAGGGCCGGATGCGTCGCACGCGGAGTCCGAGGTGGCGCCATGA
- a CDS encoding YbaN family protein produces MRRSPSEEAPAVSTPPSAATQSPPARPRWWLTAAGLVCVGLGAIGAVVPGMPSTVFVLAGSWLLARSSPALERRLRSDPRWARHTKYLDPRVPMPRRAKAAAIASMWTSIGLSTVALRLGHVNGVVTTAVLLAGIGGTGAIVVFRREAARQHPHGELRITR; encoded by the coding sequence ATGAGGAGATCTCCATCAGAGGAGGCGCCCGCAGTCTCGACACCCCCGTCGGCGGCAACGCAGTCGCCGCCGGCTCGTCCGAGGTGGTGGCTGACGGCCGCAGGGCTGGTCTGTGTGGGGCTGGGGGCGATCGGTGCGGTGGTCCCGGGAATGCCCAGCACGGTGTTCGTGTTGGCCGGGTCGTGGTTGCTGGCCCGTAGTTCGCCCGCTCTCGAGCGGCGACTGCGCTCGGATCCGCGGTGGGCGCGCCACACGAAGTACCTGGACCCGCGCGTGCCGATGCCACGTCGCGCGAAGGCGGCGGCGATCGCGAGCATGTGGACATCGATTGGTCTGTCGACCGTCGCCTTGAGGCTGGGTCACGTGAACGGCGTCGTCACGACTGCGGTGCTGCTGGCGGGCATCGGCGGGACCGGCGCAATCGTCGTGTTCCGACGCGAGGCTGCGAGGCAGCACCCCCACGGGGAACTGCGGATCACCCGGTGA
- a CDS encoding BamA/TamA family outer membrane protein, translating to MIGTSSTTTALPISFRRRFGVPRHAARCLVAACLALGPSAPARAQGGSGGQPATRAAQFRDEREAKRQATHAYEPNALERGMRVAETRGIFAVAREGFYPKLGSLAVGSGFSFGVGFRDRDLLRHTGAADVFGAMSTVGYVAAEGRVRFPSLLEGRLDVEGWAGRREYVREYYFGLGPGSARGDQADYAVRNTMAGGRAGVTLVPGLVAGGGLEYLTPRLGEGNDDGRPGVDQIFTPETAPGLDARADFLRTSAFAELDTRRPRYARSGGLYRLEFSRFDDRTGGSYGFDRTEVDLRHFVGFLGGRRVIGLRGFVSTSDPRGGGTIPFFLMPALGGNDSLRGFRNQRFRGPHALLLQAEYRWEIWSGLDGALFYDAGKTPLERRDLDLHGLQSDYGFGFRVNTNNGVIFRVDAAFGSRDGRHLYLVWGGVF from the coding sequence GTGATCGGGACATCGTCGACGACCACCGCTTTGCCCATCTCGTTCCGCCGGCGATTCGGCGTCCCGCGGCACGCGGCGCGGTGCCTCGTAGCTGCCTGCCTCGCCCTGGGGCCGTCCGCGCCAGCGCGCGCGCAGGGCGGCAGCGGCGGCCAACCCGCCACCCGAGCCGCACAGTTCCGGGACGAGCGCGAGGCGAAGCGCCAGGCGACCCACGCCTACGAGCCGAACGCGCTCGAGCGCGGCATGCGCGTGGCTGAGACCCGAGGCATCTTCGCGGTCGCCCGGGAGGGCTTCTACCCGAAGCTGGGTTCGCTGGCGGTCGGCAGCGGCTTCTCGTTCGGCGTGGGCTTCCGCGACCGCGATCTGCTCCGCCACACCGGCGCGGCTGACGTCTTCGGCGCGATGTCGACCGTTGGCTACGTCGCGGCCGAGGGGCGCGTCCGTTTCCCCTCGCTGCTCGAGGGACGGCTCGACGTCGAGGGCTGGGCGGGGCGGCGCGAGTACGTCCGTGAGTACTACTTCGGCCTTGGTCCTGGTTCCGCTCGCGGTGACCAGGCCGACTACGCCGTCCGCAACACCATGGCCGGCGGGCGCGCCGGCGTGACGCTGGTCCCAGGCCTGGTGGCGGGCGGAGGGCTGGAGTACCTGACTCCGCGGCTCGGCGAGGGCAACGACGACGGGCGGCCGGGCGTGGACCAGATCTTCACACCCGAGACGGCGCCGGGCCTGGACGCCCGCGCCGACTTCCTCCGGACGAGCGCCTTCGCCGAACTGGACACGCGCCGCCCGCGGTATGCCCGCAGCGGTGGCCTCTACCGCCTGGAGTTCTCGCGCTTCGACGACCGCACCGGCGGGTCCTACGGTTTCGACCGCACCGAGGTGGACCTGCGGCACTTCGTCGGCTTCCTCGGCGGGCGTCGGGTGATCGGCCTGAGGGGCTTCGTCTCGACCTCCGATCCTCGTGGGGGCGGCACCATTCCCTTCTTCCTCATGCCCGCCCTGGGCGGCAACGACTCGTTGCGCGGCTTCCGCAACCAGCGGTTCCGCGGACCACATGCCCTGCTGCTGCAGGCCGAGTACCGATGGGAGATCTGGAGTGGGCTCGACGGTGCCTTGTTCTACGACGCCGGGAAGACGCCACTCGAACGCCGCGACCTCGACCTGCACGGCCTGCAGAGCGACTACGGATTCGGATTCCGCGTCAACACCAACAACGGCGTGATCTTCAGGGTCGACGCCGCCTTCGGCAGCCGTGATGGTCGCCACCTGTATCTCGTGTGGGGAGGAGTGTTCTGA
- a CDS encoding MBL fold metallo-hydrolase, which produces MLTRYDTLAAYIAASFGLCALGAFGLNAAVGSAGAPTAGASARPGTAGVAYPNMPALAPIGVRMDRYQEVPREARGAPIDPAKGYRLQQLGEGLFMVTDGAYQSMFLVYEAGVVVVDAPPSYAARIRSAIAEVTDQPITHVVYSHHHVDHIAGVRQLGGTPIIIAHEETNRLLARDKDPDRPLASVTFRDRYTVRAGTQRLELTYHGVAHAPGNIFIHAPRQRTLMVVDVVFPGWMPWRRFAVAHDVPNVFQQVEEISRWDFDTLVGGHVARTGTRDDVLTQLAFMKDLKAAAGAALEATVPGEGLHEADRAENPWARFDHYIDRVALACVNELTPKWASRLAAFDVYVWDQCFTMEQSLRID; this is translated from the coding sequence ATGCTGACTCGGTACGACACTCTCGCGGCGTACATCGCCGCGTCGTTCGGATTGTGTGCGCTGGGTGCCTTCGGCCTGAACGCAGCCGTCGGAAGCGCAGGCGCGCCGACGGCCGGCGCCAGCGCGCGTCCAGGAACCGCGGGCGTCGCCTACCCCAACATGCCTGCGTTGGCGCCGATCGGGGTCCGCATGGACAGGTACCAGGAGGTACCGCGGGAGGCGCGAGGCGCACCCATCGATCCTGCCAAGGGCTATCGCCTGCAGCAGCTCGGCGAGGGCCTGTTCATGGTGACCGATGGCGCCTACCAGTCGATGTTCCTGGTCTACGAGGCGGGCGTCGTGGTCGTGGATGCCCCGCCCTCCTACGCTGCGCGCATCCGGTCGGCCATCGCCGAGGTCACCGACCAGCCGATCACCCACGTGGTGTACAGCCACCATCACGTCGACCACATCGCCGGCGTGAGGCAGCTCGGTGGTACTCCGATCATCATCGCCCACGAGGAGACGAACCGACTGTTGGCCAGGGACAAGGATCCTGACCGGCCGCTGGCATCGGTGACGTTCCGCGACCGGTACACCGTGCGCGCGGGCACACAGCGCCTCGAGCTCACCTACCACGGAGTGGCCCACGCGCCGGGCAACATCTTCATCCACGCCCCCAGGCAGCGAACGTTGATGGTCGTCGACGTCGTGTTCCCGGGCTGGATGCCGTGGCGCCGGTTTGCCGTCGCCCACGACGTCCCGAACGTCTTCCAGCAGGTGGAGGAGATCAGCCGGTGGGACTTCGACACCCTGGTCGGCGGCCACGTGGCGCGGACGGGCACCAGGGACGACGTGCTCACGCAACTGGCGTTCATGAAGGACCTGAAGGCGGCGGCCGGGGCCGCCCTCGAGGCCACCGTGCCAGGGGAGGGACTGCACGAAGCGGATCGCGCCGAAAACCCGTGGGCGCGGTTCGACCACTACATCGACCGCGTCGCGCTCGCCTGCGTGAACGAGCTGACCCCGAAGTGGGCGAGCCGCCTGGCCGCCTTCGACGTCTACGTCTGGGATCAGTGCTTCACCATGGAACAGAGCCTGCGCATCGACTAG
- a CDS encoding response regulator transcription factor: MSSTRTAAATVALDSSSPFALQPTVFLVEEDDGLREELELLVEVHGWRAETFPSLDAFLANARDAAPACLVIDVPLAGSLGGTLQERLATERQDLPVVWITRHADVPGTVGAMRAGAVSVLLKPVDDDQLLAAIRDGLERSRDRFVRQARTRVLGRRYQSLTRREREVMVLVVAGLLNKQVGAELGISEITVKAHRGKVMRKMRADSLPALVTMADALGLPVPSVDLRSVTDARVRWE, from the coding sequence ATGAGCTCGACTCGCACCGCTGCCGCCACTGTCGCGCTCGATTCATCGTCGCCGTTCGCCCTTCAGCCGACCGTGTTCCTCGTCGAGGAGGACGATGGGCTTCGAGAGGAACTGGAGCTGCTGGTCGAGGTGCATGGGTGGCGCGCCGAGACGTTCCCCTCCCTCGACGCCTTCCTCGCCAACGCTCGCGACGCTGCGCCGGCCTGTCTGGTGATCGACGTGCCGCTCGCCGGTTCCCTCGGGGGCACGCTTCAGGAGCGACTGGCGACCGAACGGCAGGACCTGCCGGTCGTGTGGATCACCAGGCACGCCGACGTGCCCGGCACCGTGGGGGCGATGCGCGCGGGCGCGGTCAGCGTGCTGCTGAAGCCAGTCGACGACGACCAGCTGCTGGCGGCCATCCGTGACGGACTCGAGCGCAGTCGTGACCGGTTCGTGCGGCAGGCCCGCACCCGGGTGCTTGGTCGGCGCTACCAGTCCCTGACGCGGCGCGAGCGCGAGGTAATGGTCCTCGTGGTCGCCGGCCTGCTGAACAAGCAGGTGGGCGCCGAGCTCGGGATCAGTGAAATCACCGTGAAGGCCCACCGTGGCAAGGTCATGCGCAAGATGCGCGCCGACTCGCTGCCGGCCCTCGTCACGATGGCCGATGCCTTGGGGCTCCCGGTGCCATCGGTCGACCTCCGGTCGGTCACCGACGCGCGCGTGCGGTGGGAATGA
- a CDS encoding FAD-dependent oxidoreductase, producing MPETQIALRSVGTPDRIFPTLTPAQVARIAAHGHRRPIAAGQRLVEVGQAHVPFYVVLTGAVQILRSSGSAETLIVTHRPGAFLGEASMIAGRRSLVRALVSEPGEVLEVEREQLLRLVQTDAELGDIVMRAFILRRVELIAHGLGDAVVIGSNHCASTLRLKAFLIRNGHPFGYIDLDHDADAQEMLERFQVSLDDVPVLICRGETVLRNPTNQQVAECLGFNEAIDQARVRDVVVIGAGPAGLAAAVYAASEGLDVLVAEANAPGGQAGTSSRIENYLGFPNGIAGQELTDRAHTQALKFGAQVVVAKGATELAGGPDAYAVRIDGGPPVPARAVVIATGAEYRKPPVDDLPRFEGAGVYYAATPMEAQVCTGEDVVVIGGGNSAGQAAVFLAQTARHVHMLVRGDGLTETMSRYLIRRIEDHERITLHTRSELAWVRGSNHLEAVGWRGPGGEIEVHAVGHVFVMAGALPNTAWLEGRVALDPRGFIRTGPDLTPEDLAAASWPLARPPYLLETSRPGVFAVGDVRSGNSKRVASAVGEGSNAIAFVHQYLRT from the coding sequence GTGCCTGAGACCCAGATCGCCTTGCGCAGCGTCGGGACGCCCGACCGGATCTTCCCGACCCTCACCCCTGCCCAGGTCGCGCGTATCGCGGCGCATGGGCACCGCAGGCCGATTGCGGCCGGCCAGCGCCTCGTGGAGGTGGGCCAGGCGCATGTGCCGTTCTACGTGGTGCTGACCGGCGCCGTGCAGATCCTCCGCTCGTCCGGTAGCGCCGAGACCCTCATCGTCACGCACCGGCCGGGTGCGTTCCTGGGCGAGGCCAGCATGATCGCGGGGCGCCGCTCGCTGGTGCGCGCGCTGGTCAGCGAGCCGGGCGAGGTCCTCGAGGTGGAGCGAGAGCAACTGCTGCGGCTCGTGCAGACCGATGCCGAGCTCGGCGACATCGTGATGCGCGCCTTCATCCTGAGGCGGGTCGAGCTGATCGCCCATGGCCTCGGCGATGCCGTCGTGATCGGGTCGAACCACTGCGCCAGCACCCTGCGCCTCAAGGCGTTCCTGATTCGCAACGGTCATCCCTTCGGGTACATCGACCTCGATCACGATGCCGACGCCCAGGAGATGCTCGAGCGCTTCCAGGTGTCGCTCGACGACGTCCCGGTGCTGATCTGCCGCGGCGAGACCGTGCTGCGCAATCCGACCAACCAGCAGGTGGCCGAGTGTCTCGGCTTCAACGAGGCGATCGATCAGGCGCGTGTGCGGGACGTGGTGGTCATCGGCGCTGGGCCAGCCGGCCTCGCGGCGGCCGTCTACGCCGCGTCCGAGGGACTCGATGTCCTGGTCGCCGAGGCGAACGCGCCGGGAGGACAGGCGGGCACGAGCTCCCGTATCGAGAACTACCTCGGCTTCCCCAACGGGATCGCTGGACAGGAGCTGACCGATCGCGCGCACACGCAGGCACTGAAGTTCGGCGCGCAGGTGGTCGTCGCCAAGGGCGCCACCGAGCTCGCGGGTGGGCCGGACGCCTACGCGGTGCGCATCGACGGCGGCCCTCCGGTACCGGCTCGCGCGGTGGTGATTGCCACCGGCGCGGAGTACCGCAAGCCGCCGGTCGACGATCTGCCGCGGTTCGAGGGGGCCGGGGTCTACTACGCGGCCACACCCATGGAAGCGCAGGTCTGCACCGGCGAGGATGTCGTGGTGATCGGTGGTGGCAACTCCGCCGGCCAGGCGGCCGTGTTCCTGGCGCAGACCGCCAGGCACGTCCACATGCTGGTGCGTGGTGACGGGCTGACGGAGACGATGTCGCGGTACCTGATCCGGCGCATCGAGGACCACGAGCGCATCACGCTGCACACGCGCTCGGAACTGGCCTGGGTGCGGGGCAGCAATCACCTCGAGGCCGTCGGGTGGCGAGGGCCCGGTGGCGAGATCGAGGTCCACGCGGTGGGTCACGTCTTCGTGATGGCCGGCGCGCTGCCCAACACCGCCTGGCTGGAGGGCCGCGTGGCGCTCGACCCGCGCGGCTTCATCAGGACCGGTCCCGACCTCACCCCCGAGGATCTGGCGGCCGCATCCTGGCCGCTCGCACGGCCGCCCTACCTGCTCGAGACCAGCCGCCCGGGCGTCTTCGCGGTCGGCGACGTGCGGAGCGGCAACAGCAAGCGCGTCGCGTCGGCAGTCGGCGAGGGATCGAACGCCATCGCTTTCGTCCACCAGTACCTGCGGACCTAG
- a CDS encoding alpha/beta fold hydrolase, which produces MALALPGAPCLTPRVAAEPGHPKPASERRGLSAFGPIKHVVAGVLDVGYVDVGPPEAPPVILLHGWPYDIHSFADVVPRLVSAGRRVVVPYLRGFGATTFLSASQPRNAQQAAVALDVIALMDALGIRAAVIGGFDWGARTANIVAALWPERCRGMVAVSGYLIGNRDLNRRPLPPHDEHAWWYQYYFATERGAQGYQEFRREFTALMWRLASPRWSFDEATFARTAAAFDNPDHAAIVIHNYRWRLGLAPGEPQYDALEATLARAPAIAVPSITLQGDADGAPHPASRAYALRFTGPYQHRDIAGGIGHNLPQEAPRHFADAVLAVDQL; this is translated from the coding sequence ATGGCGCTGGCACTGCCTGGCGCGCCATGCCTGACTCCACGCGTCGCGGCCGAGCCGGGCCATCCGAAGCCCGCGTCGGAGCGGCGCGGCCTGAGCGCGTTCGGGCCGATCAAGCACGTCGTCGCCGGCGTGCTCGACGTCGGCTACGTCGACGTCGGCCCCCCGGAAGCGCCGCCGGTCATCCTCCTCCACGGGTGGCCCTACGACATCCACAGCTTCGCCGACGTGGTGCCGCGACTGGTGTCGGCCGGCCGCCGGGTCGTGGTGCCGTACCTCCGCGGTTTCGGCGCAACGACGTTCCTTTCCGCCAGCCAGCCGAGGAACGCGCAGCAGGCGGCCGTCGCGCTCGACGTCATCGCCCTCATGGACGCGCTCGGCATTCGGGCCGCCGTGATCGGCGGGTTCGACTGGGGAGCCCGCACCGCCAACATCGTTGCCGCACTCTGGCCGGAGCGGTGTCGCGGCATGGTGGCCGTGAGTGGATACCTGATCGGCAATCGCGACCTGAACCGCCGGCCGCTCCCCCCGCACGACGAGCACGCGTGGTGGTACCAGTACTACTTCGCCACCGAGCGGGGGGCGCAGGGCTACCAGGAGTTCCGTCGCGAGTTCACCGCATTGATGTGGAGGCTGGCATCGCCGCGGTGGTCGTTCGACGAGGCGACCTTCGCCCGGACAGCCGCCGCGTTCGACAACCCCGATCACGCCGCCATCGTCATCCACAACTATCGCTGGCGGCTGGGCCTGGCGCCGGGCGAGCCGCAATACGACGCGCTGGAGGCGACGCTGGCGCGTGCGCCGGCCATCGCCGTGCCCTCGATCACGCTGCAGGGCGACGCCGACGGAGCCCCGCACCCTGCCAGCCGGGCGTATGCCCTTCGGTTCACGGGCCCGTACCAGCACCGCGACATCGCCGGCGGGATCGGCCACAACCTCCCGCAAGAGGCGCCGCGCCACTTCGCGGACGCGGTGCTGGCGGTAGATCAGTTGTGA
- a CDS encoding nitrilase-related carbon-nitrogen hydrolase, with the protein MRVVKAAAVQLSPVLYSREGTVDKVIRSIRDLGRLGVRFATFPETVVPYYPYFSFIQPAHQIIAGREHQRLLHEAVTVPSPATDAIGDACREAGVVVSIGVNERDHGTLYNTQLLFDADGRLLQRRRKISPTYHERMVWGQGDGSGLVAIDSQAGRIGQLACWEHYNPLARYALMADGEEIHSAMYPGSIFGSLFAEQTEVNVRQHALESACFVVCATAWLDAGQQAQIASDTAGPIGAISGGCFTAIVAPDGRVIGEPVRTGEGVVIADLDFAAIDRRKQVMDARGHYSRPELLRLMVDRRPARHVDGPGSHAELATMAAAPLSVAPTA; encoded by the coding sequence ATGCGTGTGGTGAAGGCGGCGGCGGTCCAGCTCAGTCCGGTGCTGTACAGCCGGGAGGGCACGGTCGACAAGGTGATCCGATCGATACGGGACCTCGGGCGGCTGGGCGTACGGTTCGCCACGTTCCCCGAGACGGTGGTGCCGTACTACCCGTACTTCTCGTTCATCCAGCCGGCCCATCAGATCATCGCCGGACGCGAGCACCAGCGCCTGTTGCACGAGGCGGTCACCGTGCCGTCGCCGGCCACCGACGCCATCGGTGACGCGTGCCGGGAGGCCGGCGTGGTCGTGTCGATCGGCGTCAACGAGCGGGATCACGGGACGTTGTACAACACGCAGCTCCTGTTCGACGCCGACGGTCGGCTGCTCCAGCGCCGGCGCAAGATTTCACCGACATACCACGAGCGCATGGTGTGGGGCCAGGGTGACGGCTCCGGGCTGGTCGCCATCGACAGCCAGGCCGGCCGGATCGGGCAACTGGCCTGCTGGGAGCACTACAATCCGCTGGCGCGATACGCGCTGATGGCCGACGGGGAGGAGATTCACTCGGCGATGTACCCGGGCTCGATCTTCGGCAGCCTGTTCGCCGAACAGACCGAAGTCAACGTCCGGCAGCACGCGCTGGAGTCCGCTTGCTTCGTGGTCTGCGCGACCGCGTGGCTCGATGCGGGGCAGCAGGCGCAGATCGCCAGCGACACTGCCGGCCCGATCGGTGCCATCTCGGGTGGTTGCTTCACCGCGATCGTCGCTCCAGACGGCCGGGTGATCGGCGAGCCGGTTCGGACCGGCGAGGGGGTGGTCATCGCCGACCTGGACTTCGCGGCGATCGATCGTCGCAAGCAGGTGATGGATGCCCGCGGGCACTACAGCCGCCCCGAACTGCTGCGCCTGATGGTCGACCGCCGCCCAGCCAGGCACGTGGATGGCCCCGGTAGCCATGCCGAGCTCGCGACGATGGCGGCCGCGCCACTGTCGGTCGCGCCGACCGCCTGA
- a CDS encoding NAD(P)/FAD-dependent oxidoreductase — MTEQFDVVCLGGGVAAEALAEGLADSGLTLAIVERELVGGECPYWGCIPSKTLVRSGEVLAECGRARTLSASRVEWDVDFGRIARRALWMARDLDDSRPAAALQAKGATLIRGDGALLDARTVRVGSRQLTATRGLVIANGSVAAVPPIDGLHLVEYWTNRQATLPAALPRSLAVLGGGPIGLELGQAYARFGCQVTVIEAADHLLALEEPEVGAAIRTHLEAEGVTVHVADPCIGIDRDAEGDLVCLRLRSGAEVRAERLLVATGRRPRVEAWQAAGLPQGDKGWLRVDPSTLEVTPGVFVAGDAAGLGGFTHLADYHGRVIARRLRGEDARASHSAVARVTFTDPEVASVGLSEAAARADGADVIVSTSDPGETARGYIHDFHGGVLKLVADRRLGTLLGASILAPRAGEIIGELMLAIRVGTPIDTLADLIHPFPAFSRMLNRSFADLASMRRAPRAER, encoded by the coding sequence ATGACGGAACAGTTCGACGTGGTGTGTCTCGGTGGTGGCGTCGCGGCAGAAGCGCTTGCCGAGGGACTTGCCGACAGCGGCCTGACGCTGGCGATCGTCGAGCGTGAACTGGTGGGAGGCGAGTGCCCGTACTGGGGCTGCATCCCATCGAAGACGCTGGTGCGATCCGGCGAGGTCCTCGCGGAATGCGGGCGGGCCCGGACGCTGTCGGCCTCGCGCGTCGAATGGGACGTCGACTTCGGCCGGATCGCCAGGCGCGCGTTGTGGATGGCGCGCGACCTCGACGACAGCCGCCCGGCCGCCGCCCTGCAGGCCAAGGGCGCCACCCTGATACGAGGTGATGGTGCGCTTCTCGACGCGCGCACCGTCAGGGTCGGTTCGCGCCAGTTGACGGCCACGCGTGGCCTCGTGATCGCGAACGGGAGCGTGGCAGCGGTTCCGCCGATAGACGGCCTCCACCTGGTCGAGTACTGGACCAATCGGCAGGCGACACTGCCCGCAGCCCTGCCGCGTTCGCTCGCGGTGCTCGGCGGCGGCCCGATCGGACTGGAGCTCGGGCAGGCCTATGCCCGATTCGGATGCCAGGTCACCGTCATCGAGGCGGCGGACCACCTGCTGGCCCTCGAGGAGCCCGAGGTCGGCGCGGCGATCCGCACGCACCTCGAAGCAGAGGGCGTCACGGTGCACGTGGCCGACCCGTGCATCGGGATCGATCGCGACGCGGAGGGCGACCTGGTGTGCCTGCGCCTGCGCTCTGGCGCCGAGGTGCGCGCCGAGCGCCTCCTCGTGGCGACCGGTCGCCGCCCGCGGGTCGAGGCCTGGCAGGCCGCCGGCCTGCCGCAGGGGGACAAGGGATGGTTGCGGGTGGATCCGTCGACGCTCGAGGTCACGCCGGGCGTGTTCGTGGCAGGCGATGCTGCCGGCCTCGGCGGTTTCACGCACCTGGCCGATTATCACGGGCGCGTCATCGCCCGCCGCCTGCGCGGCGAGGACGCGCGTGCCAGTCACTCGGCCGTTGCCCGTGTGACGTTCACCGATCCCGAGGTGGCGTCGGTCGGCCTGTCCGAGGCCGCCGCGCGCGCCGACGGCGCCGACGTGATCGTGTCGACCAGTGATCCCGGCGAGACGGCGCGAGGGTACATCCATGATTTCCACGGCGGCGTGCTCAAGCTGGTGGCGGACAGGCGCCTCGGCACGCTGCTGGGCGCCAGCATCCTGGCGCCGCGAGCTGGCGAGATCATCGGTGAGCTGATGCTCGCCATCCGCGTCGGCACGCCGATCGACACCCTGGCCGACCTGATCCATCCGTTCCCGGCGTTCAGCCGGATGCTCAATCGCAGCTTCGCCGATCTCGCGTCGATGCGGCGCGCGCCGCGCGCGGAGCGCTGA
- a CDS encoding cytochrome P460 family protein, which produces MRRLDPAGRPLARAAGVFMGASMAMALVAMPTVSSEPASAAASAAISAGRLPDGYRDWRLVSVAREEGDLDDIRAVLGNDVAIEAYRGGRTSFPDGTVIARLAWSYESSEENDRSFGRKQSFVAGHPKNGVQFMVKDASKYAETGGWLYAHFEDGQASRDAAQLNACFQCHKAVSGRDYVFTRYAR; this is translated from the coding sequence ATGCGCAGACTGGATCCAGCAGGTCGCCCGCTGGCGCGAGCGGCAGGAGTGTTCATGGGAGCATCGATGGCGATGGCGCTCGTCGCCATGCCGACCGTGTCGTCGGAGCCGGCATCGGCCGCGGCGAGCGCCGCGATCTCGGCGGGCAGGCTCCCGGACGGCTATCGAGACTGGCGCCTGGTCTCGGTCGCACGGGAGGAGGGTGACCTCGACGACATCCGTGCCGTCCTCGGCAACGACGTGGCAATCGAGGCGTACCGTGGTGGACGCACGTCCTTCCCGGATGGGACGGTGATCGCGCGGCTCGCGTGGAGTTACGAATCGTCGGAGGAGAACGACCGCAGCTTCGGCCGCAAGCAGTCGTTCGTGGCTGGCCATCCGAAGAACGGCGTCCAGTTCATGGTCAAGGATGCCAGCAAGTACGCCGAGACGGGCGGCTGGCTGTACGCGCACTTCGAGGACGGCCAGGCGTCGCGCGACGCGGCGCAGTTGAACGCGTGCTTCCAGTGCCACAAGGCGGTGAGCGGGCGCGACTACGTGTTCACGCGGTACGCCAGGTAA